TGGCCGCAGCACCTGGGCGCCTCCTGCCCAGGCCGCGGAGGCCGCCGTACGCCGGGAGGTGGGTGAGCACGACGCCGACGCCCTCCACGTGGAGGGCGAGCGAGAGGTGGTCATGGTCCGGCACCGCGACGGCCGGGCGTGGACGGTGGAGGTGACCCGCGAGGAGCGGGCCGACGAGCGGCCGGAGTCGTGCGGCAAGGCCGCCCTGCCCGTGGCGGCGTGGGTCGCCGGGGTGCCTCAGCCCGCGAGGTGACGCAGGGTGAAGTCGAGCAGGCCGGGCACGTAGGTCCGCCAGTAGCGCGCCTCGTGGGCCCCCGGGCCGCCGTGGAGCTCCACGTCCACCCCGGCCCTGCGCAGCCCCTCGACCAGGTCGTCGTCGACCGGCCGGTAGGGGTCGCCCGCACCGACGTTGACCTGCACCGGCACGCCGACCAGCCGCTCGGGGTGGCCGAGCACGTCGTCGGCCGAGGTCGGCTCGTCGCGGTGCACCGCCGGGCTCAGCGTGGCCACGGAGGTCGCGGGCACCAGGTCGAGACCGGCGAGCCGCAGCACGCCGTAGCCGCCCATGGACCAGCCGGCCAGCGCAGGTCGCTCCACGTCGAGCCCGCGCCGCGCCAGCAGCGGCAGCAGCTCGTCGGCGACCATGCGGCCGGCGTCGGCGCCGGAGGGCTCGGGCCGCCAGTAGCCCGTGCCGCCGTCGACGGTGGCGATCGCGAAGGGCCGGGCCCCGCCGGCGACGGCCGCCGAGGCGTAGCGGTCGAGGCCCAGGTCGGTGAACGCCGTCGTGTGGTCGCCGCCCCGGCCGTGCAGGACGACGAGCACGGGCAGCGCGGCGTCGGTGGGCGTCCCGTGCGGGTAGGCCACCGTCCATCCCGTCGCCGTGCCACGGCGGGCCGCGGAGTCGAAGCTCCCGCTGACCAGCTCGCCGCGGGGGCCCTCGGGGAACGGCGTCCCCTCGCCGTTGCCGATCAGCTCGTGCAACCGGGCCCGGCCCGGGAGGCGGTCCTCCTCGACCAGCTCGCCGAGCACGAGCCCCGCCGCGGCCAGCCCGACCACTCCCCCGCCGGCGCGGAGGAGGGCGCGGCGCGACAGCCCGCTCACGCGGTGAGGTGCCTCGCGGTGAAGCGCAGCAGGCCGGGCACGAAGGTGCGCCAGAACCGCTGCGTGTGGCCCCCGGGCCCGGTGTGCACCTCGGGACGGACCCCCTGGGCCCGCAGCGCGGCGACGTACTGCCGGTCGACCCGCCAGAACAGGTCGCCCCGTCCCACGCTGACCTGCACCGGCATCCCGCGCAGCCGCTGGGGGTTGCGCAGCACGTCGTCGGCGTCCTCCGCGTAGTGCAGCGCCGGGGCGAAGGTCGCGACCGACCGCACCGGCAGCAGGCCGAGCCCCGCGATCCGCAGCGAGCCGTAGCCGCCCATCGACCAGCCGCCGAGCGACATCGTCGCGGTGTCGAGACCGTGCTCGGCGAGGAGCGGGACGAACTCGTCGACCACCATGCGGCTGGCGTCGCTGCCGTCGGGGGCCGGCTTCCAGTAGTCGCGGCCGCCGTCGACCGACGCGATCGCGAACGGCGGCAGGTCGTGGCGCACGGCCTGGGTGAGGAAGCGGTCCATGCCGAGGCCCTCGAAGGCCGCGGTGTGGTCGCTGGCGTGGCCGTGCAGCATCACCAGCACGGGGAGCGGCGTGCCGCGCTCGATGCCGTGGGGCCAGCAGATCGTCCAGCCGGTCTGCGCGCCGAGACGGGCCGGGGACGCGAACGACCCGGAGACCAGGGTGCCGCGGGGCACGTCGGGGATGGGCAGCGTGCCACCGTTGCGGCCGAGCACGGCGCGGAGCACGTCGCCGCCGGGCAGGAGCCCGCCCTCCACGGCCAGCCCCGCGCCCAGCGCGCCGGCACCGGCGACCCCGGCGCCGGCCAGGAAGGTACGCCGGGTGGTGCGCACGGCGAGCGGTGCCGGGTCCACCGGCGCGTGCGCGTGTGACGATCCCCCCATGGTCATGGGCGCAGGATAGGTCCCCGGCTGGATAACCTCATGAGCATGACCGAGTCTGCTTCCTTCGACGACCTGCTCGCCGCCAACCGCACCTTCGCCGAGACCTTCGACCTGCAGGGCTTCGACGGCGTCGCCCACGCCGGCGTCGCCATCGTGACCTGCATGGACTCCCGCATCGACCCGCTGCGCATGCTCGGGCTGAAGGCGGGCGACGCCAAGATCCTGCGCAACCCGGGAGGCCGCGTCACCGACGCCGCTCTCGAGGCGCTGGTGCTGGCCACGCACCTGCTCAACGTCGACCGGATCCTGGTGGTGCCCCACACCCGCTGCGCGGTGGCCTCCAACGACGAGGACGAGCTGCGTCGCCGCGTCGAGGAGTCCGCTGGGGTGGACGCCACCTGGCAGAGCTTCCACGTCATCCAGGACCAGCTCGCGACCCTCGCCCAGGACGTCCACCGGGTCACCTCGCACCCGCTGGTCCGCGACTCGGTGAAGGTCGGCGGGTTCCTCTACGACGTCGACTCGGGCCTGCTCACCCAGCACGTCTGAACCTCGCCGGGCCGAAGTTGGTCAGTTGGCCTAGACCGGTGACCACATTTCCGCCGGTTCCTGTCCGCTTCAGGCCTTAGGTCCTGTCTCCTTTCGGGTAGTCGGAGCGAGTTGGGAGTGCTCGCCCCGCCGACCCTGGGAGACCACCATGACGATCCGTCGTACCCGTCGTACCCGTCGAGCCGCCCTCGCGGCCGCCGCCACCGGTCTCGTCGGCCTCGCGACGGTCGGGGTCCACGCCCCGGCCGAGGCCGCCGACACCACGACCACCTTCACCATCACCGCCGCCGGCGGCCTGTCGATCAGCGCGCCGACGAGCGTCAGCCTCGGCTCGGTGACCTCCGGCACCACGTCGGTCAGCGGGAGCCTCGGCGCGGTCACCGTGACCGACCAGCGGGGGCTCATCCTCGGCAACTGGACCGCCACGGCGTCCAGCACGAGCTTCGCGCACAGCACCGACTCGACCTACGACATCGGCAGCGCCCAGGCGGTCTACGCCACGGGGTCGGTGTCGGGCGACGGGGGCGCCGCGGTCGGCGCGGGCGGCTCGCTGGCCGCCCCGGTGGTCGCCGCGACACGCCTGGGCGCGGGCAACAACACCGTGACCTGGAACCCGACGGTCACCGTGACGCTCCCGACCACCGCGGTCGTCGGCACCTACACCGCCACAATCACCCACTCGGTGAGCTGAGGCGCCCTACCGTGGGGGCGTGACCGCACGTCGTCTGCTCGCCCTGGGCGCGCTGGTGCTCGCGCTCGCGCCGACGCTGGGGCCCACCGCCGCGCACGCGGCGGCGGACGGCTCGATCGAGATCCAGCTGCTCGAGGCCCCCGAGTCGCGGCGCGACGACCCGCGCGCCCTGGCCTACATCGTCGACCACCTCCACCCCGGGGACACGATCGAGCGCGACTTCGCGGTCACCAACCACACCGACCGGCGGCAGCGCGTCCGGCTCTACGCCGGGCCGGCCGAGATCCGCGACGGCCAGTTCATCGGCGACGAGGCCGGCACGAGCAACGAGCTCACCTCCTGGGTCTCGGTCAGCCGGTCCCGGGTGCGGCTCGCCCCCGGCGAGACCACCGAGCAGACCGTGCGCGTCGAGGTGCCGCCCGACGCCGCGCGGGGCGAGCGCTACGCCGTGCTGTGGGCGGCGGTGCGCTCCCACGGAGGCGGAGACGTGCGCCTGGTCAACCGGGTCGGCATCCGCCTCTACCTCGACGTGGGTCGAGGCGGCGAGCCCCCGTCGGACTTCTCGGTCGACGAGATCGTCCCCGGCCGCAACGCCTCGGGCCAGCCCACCCTGACCGCGCAGGTGACCAACACCGGTGAGCGCGCCATCGACGTCCGGGGCGAGGTGCGGCTGCGCCGCGGGCCGGGCGGGCTCAGTGCCGGGCCCTTCGAGGTGGCCAGCGGGGCGACCCTCGCACCCGGCGACCGGGGCAGCGTCGCCATCGCGCTCGACAAGTCGCTGCCGGCCGGACCGTGGCGGGCGAAGTTCCTGCTCCGCAGCGGTCGCGTCGTGCACCGCGCCGCCGCGACGGTCACGTTCCCCACCTCCGGCACCGGCGCCGCGGTGACGCCCCGTGACGCCGACCCGACCGACGCGGCGTCCGGCACGGGCAGCCCGTGGACCGACCCCTGGGTGATCGGCACGGTCACGGTCGGGCTGGGCCTGCTCCTGGCGCTGCTCCTGCTGCGCCGGCGCAGGCGGGTCGCCGCCGCTCCCCCGGCCCCGGGCGGGGGCCCGTGACCCGGCTGCTCCCCGTGGCCGTCCTCGGGGCCGTGGCCGTCCTCACCACCGCGACCCCGGCCGACGCCCTGTCGATCACGGCTCCGGGCCCGACCGACCTCGGCACCACCCAGAGCGGCGGCACGCTCACCGCCCAGCTCGGTCCGGTCACCGTCAGCTCCAACGTCGCGCTCGCCACCGGGTGGGTCGCGACGGTCTCCCTCTCGGGGGCGTTCACCGTCATCCAGGCCGGCCGGACGGCGACCTTCCCCGCCTCACGGGTGCAGTACTGGTCCGGGAGCGCCACCGCGCTCACCGGCCTCACCGTCGGGCTGTGCACGCCGGGCCAGGCCACGTCCCTGCTCGCGCAGACCCTGACGAGCCCGCGCACGGCGTACACCTGTCCGGCGATCGTCGCGCTGAGCTCCTCGCTGACCTGGCGGCCGACGCTGGTGGTCACCACGCAGGGCAGCGACCCGGTCGGGACCTACAGCGGGACGATCACCCACTCCGTGGCCTGAGGCCTCCCGAGCGGCTCAGGCGTCGATCAGGTCGGCGTCGATCTCGTAGGCACCCTGGACCAGGAACTCCCGCCGCGGCGCGACCTCGGAGCCCATCAGCAGCTCGAAGACCTCGGCCGCGACCGCCGCGTCGTCGGCGGTGATCCGCCGCAACGTGCGGTGACGCGGGTCCATGGTGGTCTCGGCCAGCTGGTCGGCGTCCATCTCGCCGAGGCCCTTGTAGCGCTGCACCGGGTCCTTCCAGCGCAGGCCCTTCTTGGTCAGCTCGGCCAGCTTGCGCTGCAGGTCGACGTCGGAATAGGTGTAGACGTACTTCTCCATCCCCTTCTTGGGGTTGGTCAGCTCGATGCGGTGCAGCGGCGGCACGGCGGTGAAGACCCGGCCCGCCGAGATCAGCTCGGGCATGTACTTGAAGAACAGCGTCGCCAGCAGGCACCGGATGTGGGCGCCGTCGGAGTCGGCGTCGGCCATGAAGATGACCCGGCCGTAGCGCGCGGCCTCGAGGTCGAAGTTGCGCCCCGACCCCGCCCCGACCACCTGGATGATCGAGGCGCACTCGGTGTTCTTGAGCATGTCGCCCATCGAGGCCTTCTGGACGTTGAGGATCTTGCCGCGGATCGGCAGGAGCGCCTGGTACTCCGAGTCGCGCGCGAGCTTGGCGGTGCCGAGCGCGGAGTCGCCCTCGACGATGAACAGCTCGGTGCGCTCGTTGTCGCCGGAGCGGCAGTCGGCCAGCTTGGCCGGCAGCGCCGAGGACTCCAGGGCGTTCTTGCGGCGCTGGTTGTCGCGCTGGGTGCGCGCGGCGATGCGGGTGCGCGAGGCGTTGGCGACCTTGTCCAGCAGCGGCTTGACCTGGACCTTGTCGGCGCGCTTGCTCGAGGTCAGGAACGCCTTGAGCTCGGCGGCGACCACCTTGCGCACGATCGAGCGCGCGGCCGGGGTGCCGAGCACCTCCTTGGTCTGGCCCTCGAACTGCGGCTCGGCCAGCCGGACCGTGACGACCGCGGTCAGCCCCTCCATCACGTCGTCCTTGACCACGTCGGGCTCGGCGACCTTGAGCGTCTTGGACTCGCGCAGCGCCTCGTTGAGCGTCTTGGTGAGCGCGGCCTCGAAGCCACCGACGTGGGTGCCGCCCTTGGGCGTGGCGATCACGTTGACGTAGGAGCGGACCTCGGCGTCATAGCCGTTGGTCCAGCGCAGCGCCACGTCGACGCCCAGCTCGCGCTCGACGTCCTGGGGCGTCATGTGGCCCTGGTCGTCGAGCAGCGGCACGGTCTCGACGAACCGGTCGCTGCCGGTCAGCCGCAGCACCTCGGTGACCGGCTCGCCGGCGGAGAGGAACTCGCAGTACTCCGTGATGCCGCCGTCGTGCTTGAACGCCTCCTCGACCGGCTCGGCGCCGCGCAGGTCGCGCAGCACGATCTCGAGGCCGGGGACGATGAACGTGGTCTGGCGGGCCCGGGTGACCAGGTCCTCCATCACGAAGGTCGCGTCCCGGGTGAAGATCTGCGTGTCGGGCCAGAACCGCACCCGCGTGCCGGTGACCGTCTTGGCCACGCGCCTGCCCTTGACCAGCCCGGAGGCCGGGGTGAAGGCCGCCTTGGGGCCCTCGCCGTCGAACGTGCCCGGGACGCCGCGGTGGAAGCTGATGTGCTGGGTGGCCGGCGAGCGGTCCACCTCGGCGTCGAGCCGCACCGACAGGGCGTTGACCACCGAGGCGCCCACGCCGTGCAGGCCGCCGGTGGCGACGTAGGACCCGCCGCCGAACTTGCCGCCGGCGTGGAGCTTGGTGAAGACCACCTCGAGGCCGGACAGGCCCGTCTTGGGCTCCTTGTCGACCGGGATGCCACGGCCGTTGTCGGTGACCTCGGCGGAGCCGTCGGGGTGCAGCGTCACCACGATGCGGTCGCAGAAGCCACCCAGGGCCTCGTCGACGGCGTTGTCGATGATCTCCCACAGGCAGTGCATGAGCCCGCGCGTGTCGGTGGACCCGATGTACATGCCGGGCCGCTTGCGCACGGCCTCCAGTCCCTCGAGGACCAGCAGGTGGTGGGCGTTGTAGGTGTTGTCGATGACCGCCTCCGGAGTTTTGCCCAATCTATCGAGCGAGCCCGGGCGTGAACGGAACGCCACGGGGGTACAACCTCGGCACAGGAAGTGAAATTCCACAGGCCGAACGGATTTCCGTCGTCAGCTGGGGTGGGACCTGCACACTGGGTCCCAGCACGGGACGGCAGTCCGCGTGGCTGGGAGACGCGAACCAGGGGTGGGACGGATCACAGGTCCGGTCCACCCGTCGGCCCGGGAGACCGGGAAGTTTGTGGGCCGTGTGATCGTTGCCGAGGAGTAGCCACGTCGCAGTCGGGACCGACACCCCGCTCGACGCCGGCTCGACGACAGGAAGGAATGGCCCACATCATGACCACCGCCGTTGCACCCACTCCCCTGACCGCGTCCGACCGCTGCGACCGTTGCGGCGCCCAGGCCTACGTACGTGTCCACCTCAACAGCGGTGGTGAGCTGCTCTTCTGCGCCCACCACAGCCGCGAGCACGGCGACAAGATCAAGGCCATCGCGGTCAACGTCCACGACGAGACCGGCAAGCTCATCGACTCCCCGGCCGTGGCCGCGGAGGACGCGCGCTGAGCCGCTGACCGCACGACCAGAGACACCCGAGGGGCCCCGGCACAGGCCGGGGCCCCTCGGCCGTCCTCCCCGGACCCGTGACAGGCTCGGGGCGTGGACCTCTCCGACCCCCGCACCACGGCCGACCTCGTCGCCGGCCTCGTCGTGCTCCTCGGCCTGGTCGGCATGGTCGTCCCCGTGCTGC
This genomic window from Nocardioides marmoribigeumensis contains:
- a CDS encoding alpha/beta hydrolase — translated: MSGLSRRALLRAGGGVVGLAAAGLVLGELVEEDRLPGRARLHELIGNGEGTPFPEGPRGELVSGSFDSAARRGTATGWTVAYPHGTPTDAALPVLVVLHGRGGDHTTAFTDLGLDRYASAAVAGGARPFAIATVDGGTGYWRPEPSGADAGRMVADELLPLLARRGLDVERPALAGWSMGGYGVLRLAGLDLVPATSVATLSPAVHRDEPTSADDVLGHPERLVGVPVQVNVGAGDPYRPVDDDLVEGLRRAGVDVELHGGPGAHEARYWRTYVPGLLDFTLRHLAG
- a CDS encoding alpha/beta hydrolase; the protein is MTMGGSSHAHAPVDPAPLAVRTTRRTFLAGAGVAGAGALGAGLAVEGGLLPGGDVLRAVLGRNGGTLPIPDVPRGTLVSGSFASPARLGAQTGWTICWPHGIERGTPLPVLVMLHGHASDHTAAFEGLGMDRFLTQAVRHDLPPFAIASVDGGRDYWKPAPDGSDASRMVVDEFVPLLAEHGLDTATMSLGGWSMGGYGSLRIAGLGLLPVRSVATFAPALHYAEDADDVLRNPQRLRGMPVQVSVGRGDLFWRVDRQYVAALRAQGVRPEVHTGPGGHTQRFWRTFVPGLLRFTARHLTA
- a CDS encoding beta-class carbonic anhydrase, whose protein sequence is MTESASFDDLLAANRTFAETFDLQGFDGVAHAGVAIVTCMDSRIDPLRMLGLKAGDAKILRNPGGRVTDAALEALVLATHLLNVDRILVVPHTRCAVASNDEDELRRRVEESAGVDATWQSFHVIQDQLATLAQDVHRVTSHPLVRDSVKVGGFLYDVDSGLLTQHV
- a CDS encoding DNA gyrase/topoisomerase IV subunit B; protein product: MAFRSRPGSLDRLGKTPEAVIDNTYNAHHLLVLEGLEAVRKRPGMYIGSTDTRGLMHCLWEIIDNAVDEALGGFCDRIVVTLHPDGSAEVTDNGRGIPVDKEPKTGLSGLEVVFTKLHAGGKFGGGSYVATGGLHGVGASVVNALSVRLDAEVDRSPATQHISFHRGVPGTFDGEGPKAAFTPASGLVKGRRVAKTVTGTRVRFWPDTQIFTRDATFVMEDLVTRARQTTFIVPGLEIVLRDLRGAEPVEEAFKHDGGITEYCEFLSAGEPVTEVLRLTGSDRFVETVPLLDDQGHMTPQDVERELGVDVALRWTNGYDAEVRSYVNVIATPKGGTHVGGFEAALTKTLNEALRESKTLKVAEPDVVKDDVMEGLTAVVTVRLAEPQFEGQTKEVLGTPAARSIVRKVVAAELKAFLTSSKRADKVQVKPLLDKVANASRTRIAARTQRDNQRRKNALESSALPAKLADCRSGDNERTELFIVEGDSALGTAKLARDSEYQALLPIRGKILNVQKASMGDMLKNTECASIIQVVGAGSGRNFDLEAARYGRVIFMADADSDGAHIRCLLATLFFKYMPELISAGRVFTAVPPLHRIELTNPKKGMEKYVYTYSDVDLQRKLAELTKKGLRWKDPVQRYKGLGEMDADQLAETTMDPRHRTLRRITADDAAVAAEVFELLMGSEVAPRREFLVQGAYEIDADLIDA
- a CDS encoding DUF7455 domain-containing protein, which produces MTTAVAPTPLTASDRCDRCGAQAYVRVHLNSGGELLFCAHHSREHGDKIKAIAVNVHDETGKLIDSPAVAAEDAR